The Sphingomonas alpina genome has a segment encoding these proteins:
- the era gene encoding GTPase Era, which yields MTESNQILGQKCGLVAIVGAPNAGKSTLVNALVGQKVAIVSPKAQTTRTRLMGVAIEGETQLLLVDTPGIFEPKRRLDRAMVSAAWGGTEGADVLALVVDAKGGLGAKVTDIAESIKDRSEPKYLILNKVDLADKAKLLLHAEKLNAQVDFAETFFVSATTGDGLVELKAHLAKAMPEGPWHFPEDQVSDATERSLASEVTREQLYLQLHAELPYASAVETEQYKEREDGSVEIHQQILVERPTQRAIILGKGGSRIKEIGARSRTELAAIMGRPVHLYLHVKVKPGWDEEREVYRDMGLDWVD from the coding sequence ATGACTGAATCAAACCAAATACTCGGCCAAAAATGCGGCCTCGTCGCCATCGTCGGCGCACCGAACGCAGGCAAGTCCACCCTGGTCAATGCGCTGGTCGGGCAGAAGGTCGCGATCGTCAGCCCCAAGGCGCAGACCACGCGCACCCGGCTGATGGGCGTCGCGATCGAGGGCGAGACTCAGCTGCTGCTGGTCGACACGCCCGGCATCTTCGAACCCAAGCGCCGGCTTGATCGCGCAATGGTCTCCGCCGCCTGGGGCGGGACCGAAGGCGCCGATGTGCTCGCGCTGGTGGTCGACGCCAAGGGCGGGCTGGGCGCGAAGGTCACCGACATCGCCGAGTCGATCAAGGACCGCAGCGAGCCCAAATATCTGATCCTCAACAAGGTCGACCTCGCCGACAAGGCCAAGCTGCTGCTCCATGCCGAGAAGCTCAACGCGCAAGTCGATTTCGCAGAGACTTTCTTCGTCAGCGCAACGACCGGCGACGGCCTGGTCGAACTGAAGGCGCATCTGGCGAAAGCGATGCCCGAGGGACCATGGCATTTCCCCGAGGACCAGGTGTCCGACGCGACCGAGCGGAGCCTGGCGTCCGAAGTCACGCGCGAGCAGCTCTACCTCCAGCTTCACGCCGAGCTCCCCTATGCCAGCGCTGTCGAGACCGAACAGTATAAGGAGCGCGAGGACGGATCGGTCGAGATTCACCAGCAGATCCTGGTCGAGCGCCCGACGCAGCGCGCGATCATTCTCGGCAAGGGTGGATCGCGGATCAAGGAAATCGGCGCGCGGTCGCGCACCGAACTCGCCGCGATCATGGGCCGCCCGGTGCATCTCTATTTGCATGTGAAAGTGAAGCCGGGCTGGGACGAAGAGCGCGAGGTCTATCGCGACATGGGGCTGGATTGGGTCGATTGA
- the rnc gene encoding ribonuclease III: MNDGRSDDLTGWIANTFGHRPADIAPFERALTHGSQAAANYERLEFLGDRVLGLVMAEWLFALFPNEPEGALSKRLNALVTGAVCADVARGLGIAAHLKLGKQARDDGATDSDNVLGDVMEALIGALYLDGGLDVARAAIRSGWGERVKTQGSAPQHPKSALQEWAAAHNRRTPAYEVVDRSGPHHAPRFTVKASIGTLAEATAEGSSKQEAETAAAAALLAKLG; the protein is encoded by the coding sequence TTGAACGACGGCCGCAGCGATGACCTGACGGGCTGGATCGCCAACACGTTCGGCCATCGCCCGGCCGACATCGCCCCCTTCGAACGCGCCCTGACTCATGGCAGCCAGGCCGCGGCGAATTACGAGCGGCTGGAGTTTCTCGGCGACCGCGTGCTCGGCCTGGTCATGGCCGAATGGCTGTTCGCCCTGTTTCCGAACGAACCGGAGGGCGCGCTGTCGAAGCGGCTCAACGCGCTGGTCACTGGCGCGGTGTGTGCCGATGTCGCACGCGGGCTTGGCATTGCCGCTCATCTCAAGCTCGGCAAGCAGGCACGCGACGACGGCGCGACCGACAGCGACAATGTGCTGGGCGATGTGATGGAGGCGCTGATCGGCGCACTTTATCTCGACGGCGGTCTCGACGTGGCGCGCGCGGCGATCCGCAGCGGCTGGGGCGAGCGGGTCAAGACGCAAGGCTCGGCGCCGCAGCACCCCAAGTCCGCGCTGCAGGAATGGGCAGCGGCGCATAACCGCCGCACCCCGGCCTATGAAGTGGTCGACCGGTCCGGCCCGCACCATGCGCCACGCTTCACCGTGAAGGCCTCGATCGGGACGCTGGCGGAAGCGACGGCCGAGGGGAGTTCGAAGCAGGAAGCGGAGACGGCGGCGGCGGCGGCGTTGCTGGCGAAGCTGGGGTGA
- a CDS encoding cold-shock protein: MPIGTVKFFNADKGYGFIAPEGGGNDAFVHISAVEAAGMRTLDKEQRVSYELEQDRRGKMSAVNLASA, encoded by the coding sequence ATGCCGATCGGCACCGTAAAATTCTTCAACGCCGACAAGGGCTATGGCTTCATCGCGCCTGAAGGTGGCGGGAACGACGCCTTTGTCCATATCAGTGCCGTTGAAGCAGCCGGCATGCGCACGCTCGATAAGGAGCAGCGCGTTTCGTACGAGCTCGAGCAGGATCGTCGCGGCAAGATGTCCGCTGTGAACCTCGCTTCTGCGTGA
- a CDS encoding GIY-YIG nuclease family protein, which yields MTFWAYMLHCRGGTFYVGHTDNLEHRINQHQSGAISGFTRTYAPATLVWSQQFPSRIEALEAERRIKGWTRAKKLALIRGDWSLISRLAKGKSGPSTGSGRAEDGDVPNTALVQTPAMRQPGEHD from the coding sequence ATGACGTTCTGGGCTTACATGCTCCATTGTCGCGGCGGGACATTCTATGTCGGCCATACCGACAATCTCGAACATCGTATCAACCAGCACCAGAGTGGCGCCATTTCCGGCTTCACCCGCACCTACGCGCCCGCCACCTTGGTTTGGAGCCAGCAATTTCCATCGCGGATCGAAGCGCTGGAGGCGGAGCGCCGTATAAAAGGATGGACCAGAGCCAAGAAACTGGCACTGATCCGCGGTGACTGGTCGCTGATCTCAAGGCTAGCGAAGGGGAAGAGCGGCCCTTCGACAGGCTCAGGGCGAGCGGAGGATGGGGATGTGCCCAATACAGCTCTTGTCCAAACCCCAGCCATGCGCCAACCCGGCGAGCATGACTGA
- the pgi gene encoding glucose-6-phosphate isomerase, with the protein MPAADWTKIEALPAIPLKSLFADDPDRVTRFSADVAGIHFDWSKTHLTAEAVSAFEALAKAQGLAGKREALFAGEEINVTEGRAAEHTAERGEGKADSVARARALHARMRALIDAIEGEALGPIRHILHVGIGGSALGPDLLVDALGREAGRYDVAIVSNVDGVALEEAFARFDPAATLLVIASKTFTTTETMLNAQSVLQWMTEHGVEDIYGRVVALTADPDKALEWGVDETRILPFSESVGGRYSLWSSIGFPAALALGWDCFEELLEGAAEMDRHFRLTALHENAPALAAFADLYYTQVRHAETRATFAYDERLRLLPSYLQQLEMESNGKGVTTDGKPLGRPSAAITWGGVGTDAQHAVFQLLHQGTHLVPVEFVAVIEAGDTLAEDHHRQLLLNAFAQGAALMAGKQVEDPARSYSGDRPSSTILLDDLDARSLGALIAFYEHRVFVNAILLGINPFDQFGVELGKEMAKAAIAGGQSFDASTDDLIKRAFG; encoded by the coding sequence ATGCCCGCAGCCGACTGGACCAAGATCGAGGCGCTTCCCGCGATTCCGCTGAAAAGCCTGTTCGCGGACGACCCGGACCGGGTGACGCGCTTCTCCGCCGACGTCGCGGGCATTCATTTCGACTGGTCGAAAACGCATCTGACGGCAGAGGCAGTGAGCGCGTTCGAAGCGCTGGCCAAGGCGCAGGGGCTGGCGGGCAAGCGCGAGGCGCTGTTCGCCGGCGAAGAGATCAACGTCACCGAAGGCCGTGCGGCCGAGCACACTGCCGAGCGCGGCGAAGGCAAGGCGGACAGCGTCGCACGGGCGCGCGCGCTCCATGCGCGGATGCGCGCGCTGATCGATGCGATCGAGGGCGAGGCGCTCGGGCCGATCCGCCATATCCTGCATGTCGGCATCGGCGGGTCTGCGCTCGGGCCGGACCTGCTGGTCGATGCGCTCGGCCGCGAGGCGGGGCGCTACGATGTCGCGATCGTGTCCAATGTCGATGGCGTCGCGCTGGAGGAGGCATTCGCCAGGTTCGATCCGGCGGCGACCCTGCTGGTCATCGCGTCGAAGACCTTCACCACCACCGAGACGATGCTCAACGCGCAAAGCGTGCTGCAATGGATGACCGAGCACGGCGTCGAGGATATTTACGGCCGTGTCGTCGCGCTGACCGCCGATCCCGACAAGGCGCTGGAATGGGGCGTCGACGAAACGCGCATCCTGCCGTTCAGCGAATCGGTCGGCGGGCGCTATTCGCTCTGGTCGTCGATCGGCTTTCCCGCAGCGCTGGCGCTCGGCTGGGATTGTTTCGAGGAATTGCTCGAAGGCGCGGCCGAGATGGACCGGCATTTCCGGCTGACCGCGCTGCACGAGAATGCGCCCGCGCTCGCCGCCTTTGCCGACCTTTATTACACGCAGGTGCGTCATGCCGAGACGCGTGCGACCTTCGCCTATGACGAACGGCTGCGGCTGCTGCCCTCCTATCTTCAGCAGCTGGAGATGGAATCGAACGGCAAGGGCGTGACCACCGACGGCAAGCCGCTTGGCCGCCCGAGTGCCGCGATCACCTGGGGCGGAGTCGGCACCGACGCGCAGCATGCCGTGTTCCAGCTGCTCCATCAGGGCACGCATCTCGTGCCGGTCGAATTCGTCGCGGTGATCGAGGCGGGCGATACGCTGGCCGAGGATCATCACCGGCAATTGCTGCTCAACGCCTTTGCGCAGGGCGCCGCATTGATGGCGGGCAAGCAGGTCGAGGATCCGGCGCGCAGCTATTCGGGCGACCGGCCGTCCTCGACCATCCTGCTCGACGATCTCGACGCGCGCAGCCTGGGCGCGCTGATCGCCTTCTATGAGCACCGCGTGTTCGTGAATGCGATCCTGCTCGGCATCAATCCGTTCGACCAGTTCGGCGTCGAGCTGGGCAAGGAGATGGCCAAGGCGGCAATTGCCGGCGGGCAAAGCTTCGATGCTTCCACCGACGACCTGATCAAGCGGGCATTTGGCTGA
- the gorA gene encoding glutathione-disulfide reductase — protein MTAPKYDYDLFVIGAGSGGVRAARVSAAHGARVAVAEEYRVGGTCVIRGCVPKKLLIYGAHFAEDLADARRFGWNVPDCDFEWPVLRDNVLEEVDRINAAYTATLENHGVEIIAERAVITGPNSVKLAGGREVTAKIILVATGATPSVPDCPGHEHGITSNEAFHLDAVPKRILIAGAGYIANEFAGIFHQLGAHVILINRTDVILRGYDESIRDRLLQISMMKGIEFRFHAAFEGISKEKNGCLTVSMSNHEPVTVDAVMFATGRDPNTKGLGLDSAGVETDDKGAIKVDEDNRSTCPSIYAVGDVTNRVQLTPVAIREGQAFADTIFGNKPTRVDYDCIPSAVFSHPPMAGVGMTESQAKNKLGSCKVYTSDFRPMKNVLAGRNERALYKMVCDSETGKVLGLHMIGPDAPEILQAAAVAVKAGLTKDAFDQTVALHPSMAEELVLMR, from the coding sequence ATGACCGCTCCCAAATACGACTATGACCTGTTCGTCATCGGCGCAGGCTCGGGCGGGGTGCGCGCGGCGCGCGTGTCGGCCGCGCATGGCGCCAGGGTCGCGGTGGCGGAGGAGTATCGCGTCGGCGGCACCTGCGTCATTCGCGGCTGCGTGCCCAAGAAGTTGCTGATCTACGGCGCGCATTTCGCCGAGGATCTGGCCGATGCGCGCCGCTTCGGCTGGAACGTGCCCGATTGCGACTTCGAATGGCCCGTGCTGCGCGACAATGTGCTGGAGGAGGTCGACCGGATCAACGCCGCCTATACCGCGACGCTGGAAAATCACGGCGTAGAGATCATCGCCGAACGCGCGGTCATCACCGGCCCGAACAGCGTGAAGCTCGCCGGCGGGCGAGAGGTCACCGCGAAGATCATCCTCGTTGCGACCGGCGCGACGCCGTCGGTGCCGGATTGCCCGGGGCATGAACATGGCATCACCTCGAACGAGGCGTTCCATCTCGACGCGGTGCCGAAGCGCATCCTGATCGCGGGCGCGGGCTATATCGCCAATGAATTCGCCGGCATCTTCCATCAACTCGGGGCGCACGTCATCCTGATCAACCGCACCGACGTGATTCTGCGCGGCTATGACGAATCGATCCGCGACCGCTTGCTGCAGATCTCGATGATGAAGGGGATCGAGTTCCGCTTCCATGCCGCGTTCGAGGGCATCAGCAAGGAAAAGAATGGCTGTCTGACGGTCAGCATGTCGAACCATGAACCGGTCACGGTCGATGCGGTGATGTTCGCCACCGGGCGCGATCCCAATACCAAGGGGCTCGGCCTGGACAGCGCGGGCGTCGAGACCGACGACAAGGGCGCGATCAAGGTCGATGAGGACAATCGCTCGACCTGCCCGAGCATCTATGCGGTCGGTGACGTCACCAACCGCGTGCAGCTGACCCCGGTCGCGATCCGCGAGGGCCAGGCCTTTGCCGACACGATCTTCGGCAACAAGCCGACCCGGGTCGATTATGACTGCATCCCCTCCGCGGTATTCAGCCACCCGCCCATGGCGGGCGTCGGCATGACCGAGAGCCAGGCGAAGAACAAGCTCGGCTCATGCAAGGTCTACACCTCGGACTTCCGGCCGATGAAGAATGTGCTCGCCGGCCGCAACGAACGCGCGCTCTACAAGATGGTCTGCGACAGCGAGACGGGGAAAGTGCTCGGCCTGCACATGATCGGGCCCGACGCCCCGGAAATCCTGCAGGCGGCCGCAGTTGCGGTGAAGGCGGGCCTGACCAAGGACGCTTTCGACCAGACGGTGGCGCTGCATCCGTCGATGGCGGAGGAACTGGTGTTGATGCGGTAG
- the lepB gene encoding signal peptidase I: protein MFLLKLAVVVLLFRSFIFSPFSIPSQSMLPRLYIGDYLFISKWNYGYSRHSLPFSVPLIPGRIFGRDPTRGDVVVFRGPADPAGHANDVIKRVIGLPGDTIQMRSGQVILNGTAIPKERVADFTIPLTPNYSGSECPAQFQQVDAGKPICRYQRFRETLPGGRSYFVLDRGEMPVADETSLYSVPAGHVFVMGDNRDDSGDSRFEPPQGMGMVPMERIEGKAVVSFFSTDGSANWFLPWTWFSAARWSRIGEGF, encoded by the coding sequence ATCTTCCTGCTGAAACTCGCGGTGGTCGTGCTGCTGTTCCGCAGCTTCATCTTCTCGCCGTTCAGCATTCCGTCGCAATCGATGCTGCCGCGCCTGTATATCGGCGACTATCTGTTCATCTCGAAATGGAATTACGGCTATTCGCGGCATTCGCTGCCGTTCAGCGTGCCGTTGATCCCCGGGCGAATTTTCGGGCGCGATCCGACGCGCGGCGATGTCGTGGTGTTTCGCGGGCCGGCCGACCCGGCCGGCCATGCCAATGACGTGATCAAGCGCGTCATCGGCCTGCCCGGCGATACGATCCAGATGCGCAGCGGCCAGGTGATCCTGAACGGCACCGCGATCCCGAAGGAGCGCGTCGCCGACTTCACCATACCGCTCACGCCCAATTATTCGGGCTCCGAGTGCCCGGCGCAATTCCAGCAAGTCGATGCCGGCAAGCCGATCTGCCGCTATCAGCGCTTCCGCGAAACGCTGCCCGGCGGGCGGTCCTATTTCGTGCTCGACCGCGGCGAAATGCCCGTCGCCGACGAAACATCACTCTATTCGGTGCCGGCCGGCCATGTCTTCGTGATGGGCGACAATCGCGACGACAGCGGCGACAGCCGGTTCGAGCCGCCCCAGGGCATGGGCATGGTCCCGATGGAGCGGATCGAAGGCAAGGCAGTAGTCAGCTTCTTCTCGACCGACGGCTCGGCCAACTGGTTCCTTCCCTGGACCTGGTTCAGCGCGGCACGGTGGAGCCGCATCGGGGAAGGCTTTTGA
- a CDS encoding TonB-dependent receptor — MRNNLFMGVAVAALMIPGAAYAQSTGSTEFGEDDIVVTASTARGVEGIVIPDSPKARQILTNDIINRSVPGNTVLDALNIIPGVNFTQSDPFGSAGGNVRIRGFDGNRVSLTWDGFPLNDTGNYAVYSNQTLDPEVIQEVNVNLGATDIDSPTASAAGGTINYKTITPSDKFGAMLVGSAGQNDFMRIFGMVQTGELTSFGTKALASASMARNDKFKGPGRNEKEQYNVSIYQPLGSNGDFLRLSGHFNKNRNNFYRNPGVNDLRTLFGATRIPAAAAATPANPIDLSDFNHAQQDIINNFENDAICARPVRGPGAQNDGAGAAAACSNFYAVRINPTNTGNVRFNSRFTLTDKLLLTTDAAYQYVLANGGGSTTLAENSARARGGTPGAPGVDFNGDGDYLDTVRFFTPNNTNTNRITGTASLIYDINDQNRVRIAYTYERGHHRQTGEWGYLTQTGLPESVFGGRGDARPVLTADGYQIQQRNRLSIALLNQISGEYVGKFLNDALTVQIGVRAPFFKRQLENRCFTEARGSGFAYCTSETFPASQIIAPGGLVPSSGPTPYYAPFKKTYNYNAVLPSAGLMYKFSDSVNVFASYAKGFSAPRTDNLYRSPFVDVQPEKTDSFDLGVRMTNSRVQAQATAWYITYKNRIVTSYDFDQGISLDRNVGKVDSYGVDATVTVKPTDWASITAFGSYIHAELKDNVLLSGSGATSVFAPTKGKRVTETPEWQVGGRALIKAGPVDLGTTVKWVDKRFATDVNDVVAPAYMLVDLDARLKLSDFGLEKTYLQLNVKNLFNEFYFGNISTQINAAANPNFSVGYPRTVLGSVHVEF; from the coding sequence ATGCGAAACAACCTATTCATGGGCGTGGCTGTTGCCGCCCTGATGATTCCGGGCGCCGCGTACGCGCAGTCGACCGGTTCGACCGAATTTGGCGAAGACGACATCGTCGTTACCGCCAGCACCGCGCGCGGTGTTGAAGGAATTGTCATTCCTGATTCGCCCAAGGCGCGTCAAATCTTGACCAACGATATCATCAATCGCAGCGTGCCGGGCAACACCGTGCTTGATGCGCTCAACATCATCCCCGGGGTGAACTTCACCCAGAGCGATCCGTTCGGTTCGGCGGGCGGCAATGTCCGCATTCGCGGATTTGACGGCAACCGCGTGTCGTTGACCTGGGACGGCTTCCCGCTGAACGATACCGGCAACTATGCGGTCTATTCGAACCAGACGCTCGATCCGGAGGTGATCCAGGAGGTCAACGTCAATCTCGGCGCGACCGATATCGACAGCCCGACCGCGAGCGCCGCTGGCGGAACGATCAACTATAAGACCATCACCCCGAGCGACAAATTCGGCGCAATGCTGGTCGGCTCCGCGGGCCAGAATGACTTCATGCGTATCTTCGGCATGGTCCAGACCGGCGAATTGACTTCATTCGGCACCAAGGCCCTGGCGTCCGCCAGCATGGCACGGAACGATAAATTCAAGGGCCCGGGCCGGAACGAGAAAGAACAGTATAACGTCAGCATTTATCAGCCGCTTGGCAGCAATGGTGACTTCCTTCGTCTCTCGGGTCACTTTAACAAGAACCGCAACAACTTCTATCGCAACCCAGGCGTTAATGACCTCCGCACATTGTTCGGCGCGACGAGAATCCCAGCCGCTGCAGCTGCCACTCCAGCCAATCCGATTGATCTGAGCGACTTCAACCACGCCCAGCAGGACATCATCAACAATTTCGAAAATGATGCGATTTGCGCTCGTCCGGTTCGGGGTCCAGGCGCGCAGAACGATGGCGCTGGAGCCGCCGCCGCATGTTCCAATTTCTATGCCGTGCGTATCAACCCGACGAACACCGGCAATGTGCGCTTCAATTCGCGCTTCACGCTGACAGACAAGCTCCTGCTGACGACGGATGCCGCATATCAATATGTGCTCGCCAATGGCGGCGGCAGCACGACACTGGCTGAGAATTCGGCTCGTGCTCGCGGCGGCACGCCTGGCGCTCCCGGTGTCGATTTCAACGGCGATGGTGATTATCTGGATACGGTGCGGTTCTTCACACCAAACAACACCAACACCAACCGCATCACCGGGACGGCATCGCTGATCTACGATATCAACGATCAGAACCGCGTCCGCATCGCCTATACCTATGAGCGTGGTCATCATCGGCAGACTGGCGAATGGGGATATCTGACCCAGACCGGTCTTCCCGAAAGCGTGTTCGGTGGCCGTGGCGATGCCCGTCCGGTGCTTACGGCGGATGGCTATCAGATTCAGCAGCGCAATCGCCTGTCGATCGCTCTGCTCAACCAAATCTCGGGCGAATATGTCGGCAAATTCCTGAATGATGCACTGACCGTCCAGATCGGCGTGCGTGCGCCGTTCTTCAAGCGCCAGCTGGAGAATCGCTGCTTTACCGAAGCCCGTGGTAGCGGCTTCGCCTATTGCACCAGCGAAACCTTCCCGGCCTCGCAGATTATCGCGCCCGGCGGTCTGGTTCCGTCATCCGGACCAACGCCTTATTATGCGCCTTTCAAGAAGACGTATAATTATAACGCGGTTCTGCCTAGCGCCGGCCTGATGTACAAGTTCAGTGACAGCGTGAATGTCTTCGCCAGCTACGCAAAGGGTTTCTCGGCACCGCGTACTGATAATCTCTATCGTTCGCCCTTCGTCGATGTGCAGCCGGAAAAGACCGACTCTTTCGACCTGGGTGTGCGCATGACGAACAGCCGGGTGCAGGCTCAGGCGACCGCCTGGTACATCACTTATAAGAACCGGATTGTTACCTCATACGATTTCGATCAGGGCATCTCGCTCGATCGCAATGTCGGCAAGGTCGACAGCTATGGCGTCGATGCGACCGTAACGGTGAAGCCGACCGACTGGGCGTCGATCACTGCCTTTGGTTCCTACATCCATGCCGAGTTGAAGGACAATGTTCTGCTCAGCGGGTCCGGCGCGACGTCAGTCTTTGCTCCGACCAAGGGCAAGCGCGTCACCGAAACGCCGGAGTGGCAGGTCGGTGGCCGGGCGCTGATCAAGGCTGGCCCAGTCGATCTGGGTACCACTGTAAAGTGGGTCGACAAGCGCTTCGCTACCGACGTCAATGATGTGGTGGCACCAGCTTACATGCTGGTCGATCTCGATGCGCGGCTCAAGCTGAGCGATTTCGGCCTGGAAAAGACGTACCTTCAGTTGAACGTGAAAAACCTGTTCAACGAATTCTATTTCGGCAACATCTCGACGCAGATCAACGCTGCGGCCAACCCGAACTTCTCGGTCGGCTATCCCCGCACGGTGCTCGGCAGCGTTCACGTCGAATTCTGA
- the ligA gene encoding NAD-dependent DNA ligase LigA: protein MTAPQPADLPETEDEAAAQLARLAGEIAHHNALYHTDDAPEISDADYDALVRRNGAIEKAFPHLVRADSPSVQIGAAPAGHLAKVAHARPMMSLENGFADEDIVEFIARVRRFLLLPEGEPVALTAEPKIDGLSCSLRYEKRKLVRALTRGDGQVGEDVTENVRTIGDIPATLPASAPDLFEVRGEVYMDKAAFAALNARLLAEAEAAGDASKARQFANPRNAAAGSLRQKDPGVTASRPLRFLAHGWGETSAVPGETQTEVVAAIRSWNIPVATAFTRVEGVDDALAVYRGIEAGRADMPFDIDGVVYKVDRLDWQARLGAVARAPRWAIAHKFPAERAQTLLERIDIQVGRTGKLTPVARLTPVTVGGVVVTNATLHNADEIARLNVWPGDRVVLQRAGDVIPQIVENLSRDESRGAWPFPTVCPECQSDAVREEGEVDIRCTGGLICPAQRIERLRHFVGRAALDIEGLGLKQIEDFFHDGLIHSPADIFRLTEEQLLARKKDGRVWATNLLAAIEAKRTPDPARFLFGLGIRHIGAVTARDLVKAFGTVERIAEVAVDPEARAELESVEGVGPVVAEALVDFFAEEHNREAWADLLSEVSPAAYVSNVRESQVSGKTLVFTGSLETISRDEAKAQAEALGARVAGSVSAKTDLVIAGPGAGSKLKKAAELGVAVIDEAGWAEIVAAAQ, encoded by the coding sequence ATGACCGCGCCCCAACCAGCCGATTTGCCCGAAACCGAGGATGAAGCCGCCGCCCAACTGGCGCGGCTCGCCGGCGAGATCGCACATCATAACGCGCTCTATCATACCGATGACGCGCCGGAGATTTCGGACGCGGATTATGACGCCCTGGTCCGCCGCAACGGCGCGATCGAAAAGGCCTTTCCGCATCTGGTCCGTGCCGATTCGCCGAGCGTCCAGATCGGCGCCGCGCCCGCCGGCCATCTTGCCAAGGTCGCGCATGCCAGGCCGATGATGAGCCTGGAAAATGGCTTTGCCGATGAGGACATTGTCGAATTCATCGCCCGCGTCCGCCGTTTCCTGCTGCTGCCCGAGGGTGAGCCCGTTGCGCTGACCGCCGAACCGAAGATCGATGGCCTGTCGTGCTCGCTGCGCTACGAGAAGCGCAAGCTGGTCCGCGCGCTGACGCGCGGCGATGGCCAGGTCGGCGAGGACGTGACCGAGAATGTCCGCACCATCGGCGATATCCCCGCCACCCTGCCCGCATCCGCACCCGATCTCTTCGAAGTGCGCGGCGAGGTCTATATGGACAAGGCCGCCTTCGCCGCGCTGAACGCGCGGCTGCTGGCGGAAGCCGAAGCGGCGGGAGATGCGTCGAAGGCGCGGCAATTCGCCAACCCGCGCAATGCGGCCGCCGGATCATTGCGCCAGAAGGATCCGGGCGTGACTGCCTCGCGGCCGCTGCGCTTCCTCGCCCATGGCTGGGGCGAGACCAGCGCGGTGCCGGGCGAGACCCAGACCGAGGTGGTCGCGGCAATCCGCAGCTGGAACATCCCGGTCGCGACCGCCTTTACCCGCGTCGAGGGGGTCGACGACGCGCTCGCCGTCTATCGCGGCATCGAGGCCGGCCGCGCCGACATGCCGTTCGATATCGACGGCGTGGTCTACAAGGTCGACCGGCTCGACTGGCAGGCGCGGCTCGGCGCCGTTGCCCGCGCGCCGCGCTGGGCGATCGCGCACAAATTCCCCGCCGAGCGCGCGCAGACCCTGCTCGAGCGGATCGACATCCAGGTCGGCCGCACCGGCAAGCTGACCCCGGTCGCGCGGCTGACCCCGGTGACGGTCGGCGGCGTGGTGGTGACCAATGCGACGCTGCACAATGCCGACGAGATTGCGCGGCTCAACGTCTGGCCCGGCGACCGGGTGGTGCTGCAGCGCGCGGGCGACGTCATTCCGCAGATCGTCGAGAATCTGTCGCGCGACGAAAGCCGCGGCGCGTGGCCCTTCCCGACCGTCTGTCCCGAATGCCAGTCCGACGCGGTGCGCGAAGAGGGTGAAGTCGATATCCGCTGCACCGGCGGGCTGATCTGCCCGGCGCAGCGGATCGAACGGCTGCGTCATTTCGTCGGCCGTGCCGCACTCGATATCGAGGGCCTTGGCCTGAAGCAGATCGAGGATTTCTTCCATGACGGGCTGATCCACAGCCCGGCCGACATTTTCCGCCTGACCGAGGAGCAATTGCTCGCGCGCAAGAAGGACGGCCGCGTCTGGGCGACCAATCTGCTCGCCGCGATCGAGGCCAAGCGCACGCCCGATCCGGCGCGCTTCCTGTTCGGGCTGGGCATCCGGCATATCGGCGCGGTCACCGCGCGCGACCTGGTCAAGGCGTTCGGCACGGTCGAGCGCATCGCCGAGGTCGCCGTCGACCCCGAGGCACGCGCGGAACTGGAATCGGTCGAAGGCGTCGGCCCGGTGGTCGCCGAAGCGCTGGTCGATTTCTTCGCCGAGGAGCATAATCGCGAGGCTTGGGCGGACCTGCTCTCCGAAGTCTCGCCCGCCGCCTATGTTTCCAATGTGCGCGAGTCGCAGGTCAGCGGCAAGACCCTGGTGTTCACCGGCAGCCTCGAGACGATCAGCCGCGACGAAGCCAAGGCCCAGGCCGAGGCGCTCGGCGCCCGGGTCGCCGGATCGGTATCGGCCAAGACCGACCTGGTCATTGCAGGGCCGGGCGCCGGATCGAAGCTCAAAAAGGCCGCAGAACTGGGCGTTGCGGTGATCGACGAGGCCGGCTGGGCGGAGATCGTTGCGGCTGCCCAATAA